A region from the Lentimonas sp. CC4 genome encodes:
- a CDS encoding metallophosphoesterase family protein translates to MATWAIGDVHGHLTVFEALLEYIPLAAGDKVVLLGDLIDRGPDSAGVLRRVHQLKNQRSTVVLRGNHEAMLLEARNNRTSLPFWIECGGDATLDSYNASSFYDIPQRDWELFESSALYYETADVIFVHGSLDPDLNMCDQIENDMLWKFYESPVRHMSGKLVVCGHAIQRSGLPSFGNYSICIDTLPFSGLGWLTAINLESRTFWQVDHLGHRRKDSFLSLDF, encoded by the coding sequence ATGGCGACTTGGGCAATAGGTGACGTGCATGGGCATTTGACAGTGTTTGAGGCGCTACTTGAATACATTCCACTGGCAGCAGGAGATAAGGTGGTTTTGCTCGGCGATCTCATTGATCGTGGCCCAGATTCGGCTGGCGTGCTGCGGCGGGTGCATCAGCTGAAAAACCAGCGCTCGACTGTGGTCTTGCGAGGCAATCATGAAGCCATGCTACTTGAGGCACGAAATAACCGTACGAGTCTACCGTTTTGGATCGAGTGTGGCGGTGATGCCACTCTGGACTCCTATAACGCGTCGAGCTTCTATGACATTCCTCAGCGGGACTGGGAGCTGTTCGAGAGCAGTGCGCTCTATTATGAAACCGCTGATGTCATTTTTGTGCACGGGAGTTTAGATCCAGACCTGAATATGTGTGATCAGATAGAGAATGATATGCTGTGGAAATTTTACGAGTCACCTGTTCGGCATATGTCGGGGAAGTTGGTTGTGTGTGGGCACGCGATCCAACGGTCTGGACTGCCTAGTTTCGGGAATTATTCGATCTGCATCGACACGCTTCCGTTCTCCGGCCTTGGTTGGTTGACTGCAATCAATTTGGAGTCTCGAACTTTTTGGCAGGTTGATCATCTTGGGCACCGTCGAAAAGACAGCTTCTTGAGTCTCGATTTTTAG